In a genomic window of Streptomyces sp. SJL17-4:
- a CDS encoding metallopeptidase TldD-related protein yields MSRVSKPYEIVERALELSRADGCVVIADEESSANLRWAGNALTTNGVTRGRTLTVIATVDGAQGTASGVVSRSAVTVDDLEPLVRAAEAAARAAGPAEDAQPLVTGVPSSPDFTDAPAETSSAVFADFAPALGEAFARARVGGRELYGFANHELTSTYLGTSTGLRLRHDQPKGTLELNAKSPDRSRSAWAGRSTRDFKDVDPAALDAELATRLGWAERRIELPAGRYETLLPPTAVADLLIYQLWSSTARDAVEGRTVFSKPGGGTRLGETLSPLPLTLRSDPNEPGLESAPFVIAHSSGDDSSVFDNGLPVAPTDWVRDGKLERLITTRHTAELTRLPMAPGAENLILDGGGERSLEEMVASTERGLLLTCLWYIREVDPATLLLTGLTRDGVYLVENGEVVGEVNNFRFNESPVDLLSRASEAGRTEKTLPREWSDWFTRAAMPALRIPDFNMSSVSKGV; encoded by the coding sequence ATGAGCCGCGTCAGCAAGCCGTACGAGATCGTCGAGCGGGCCCTGGAGCTGTCCCGTGCCGACGGGTGTGTCGTCATCGCCGACGAGGAGTCCTCGGCGAATCTGCGCTGGGCGGGCAACGCGCTCACCACCAACGGTGTCACCCGCGGCCGTACGCTCACCGTCATCGCGACCGTCGACGGCGCGCAGGGCACCGCCTCCGGTGTCGTCTCCCGGTCCGCCGTGACCGTCGACGACCTGGAGCCGCTGGTGCGGGCCGCAGAGGCCGCCGCGCGTGCCGCCGGGCCCGCCGAGGACGCCCAGCCGCTGGTGACGGGCGTGCCCTCGTCGCCGGACTTCACCGACGCGCCCGCGGAGACGTCCTCCGCCGTGTTCGCCGACTTCGCGCCGGCGCTCGGCGAGGCCTTCGCCCGCGCCCGGGTCGGCGGCCGTGAGCTCTACGGCTTCGCCAACCACGAGCTGACCTCCACCTATCTGGGGACGTCGACGGGCCTGCGGCTGCGCCACGACCAGCCCAAGGGCACCCTGGAGCTGAACGCCAAGTCCCCCGACCGCTCGCGGTCCGCCTGGGCCGGCCGCTCGACGCGGGACTTCAAGGACGTCGACCCGGCCGCGCTCGACGCCGAGCTGGCGACCCGCCTCGGCTGGGCGGAGCGCCGCATCGAGCTGCCCGCCGGGCGGTACGAGACGCTGCTGCCGCCGACGGCCGTGGCCGACCTGCTGATCTACCAGCTGTGGTCCTCCACGGCCCGGGACGCGGTCGAGGGCCGTACGGTCTTCTCCAAGCCCGGTGGCGGCACCCGGCTCGGCGAGACCCTGTCCCCGCTGCCGCTGACCCTGCGCAGCGACCCGAACGAACCGGGCCTGGAGTCCGCGCCGTTCGTCATCGCCCACTCCTCGGGCGACGACTCCTCCGTCTTCGACAACGGTCTGCCGGTCGCACCGACGGACTGGGTGCGCGACGGGAAGCTGGAGCGTCTGATCACCACCCGGCACACGGCGGAACTCACTCGCCTGCCGATGGCTCCCGGAGCGGAGAACCTCATCCTGGACGGCGGGGGCGAGCGCTCCCTGGAGGAGATGGTCGCCTCGACGGAGCGCGGTCTGCTCCTCACCTGCCTCTGGTACATCCGCGAGGTCGACCCGGCGACGCTGCTGCTCACCGGACTGACCCGGGACGGCGTCTACCTCGTCGAGAACGGCGAGGTGGTCGGCGAGGTGAACAACTTCCGGTTCAACGAGTCGCCGGTGGACCTGCTGTCGCGGGCCTCCGAGGCGGGCCGGACGGAGAAGACGCTGCCGCGCGAGTGGAGCGACTGGTTCACCCGAGCCGCGATGCCCGCCCTGCGGATCCCCGACTTCAACATGAGCTCGGTCAGCAAGGGGGTCTGA